The following coding sequences are from one Humulus lupulus chromosome X, drHumLupu1.1, whole genome shotgun sequence window:
- the LOC133807443 gene encoding uncharacterized protein LOC133807443: MAMETVIVDRYSSSSISVGYNSNKQMMIRTTPKKNSRVSSGHYYNKPSENIAPATANMYGAGIIQRLPPPLSFSNSSSSSSSLYPNNNPYRHQRQPNPPLLPLPLLPLSSSSPITRGRSCPRTNTKNTNGVTRNHSLTPKKSKSNPAAKVANLMKSESLVIASTNRLGPDPNDLPKALTTRKSRVCSVEDLDKFSGSVFSLAPPPSSLPLPRFSLKPKLSTTCNAEAAAGIDAGATDNLRRLLRLR, encoded by the coding sequence atggcTATGGAAACAGTGATTGTTGACAGGTACTCTTCATCGTCAATCTCAGTTGGGTACAACAGCAACaagcaaatgatgatcagaaccACCCCGAAGAAGAACAGCCGAGTTTCTTCTGGTCATTACTACAATAAACCATCTGAAAACATAGCTCCGGCGACGGCGAACATGTACGGCGCCGGCATCATTCAACGCCTTCCTCCTCCTCTTTCCTTCTCtaattcatcatcttcttcttcttctctatatCCTAATAATAACCCATATCGTCATCAACGACAACCAAACCCACCTTTACTTCCTCTACCGCTTCTTCCTCTCTCTTCATCATCACCAATAACCAGAGGCCGTTCGTGCCCTCGGACCAATACCAAAAACACCAACGGAGTAACCAGAAACCACTCCCTCACACCCAAGAAATCAAAATCCAACCCAGCAGCCAAAGTTGCCAACTTGATGAAATCTGAGTCTCTGGTTATTGCTTCCACGAACAGGTTAGGACCCGATCCGAATGATCTTCCTAAGGCTTTAACCACTAGAAAGAGTAGAGTTTGTTCTGTGGAAGATTTAGACAAGTTTTCTGGTTCGGTGTTTAGCCTAGCTCCACCGCCGAGCAGCCTTCCTCTGCCGAGGTTTTCACTTAAGCCCAAGCTCAGTACTACTTGCAACGCTGAAGCAGCTGCCGGAATCGATGCCGGTGCAACGGACAATCTCCGTCGGCTACTCCGTCTCCGGTGA